From the Periophthalmus magnuspinnatus isolate fPerMag1 chromosome 1, fPerMag1.2.pri, whole genome shotgun sequence genome, one window contains:
- the LOC129456485 gene encoding probable G-protein coupled receptor 179 encodes MVKKQHSSSSKAEVCPWEVQEPKEVKKQDSRAELCPWESEEQQVFKKQDKSSSARVDVCPWESEEPKVIKKQESFSRSKTDVCPWEVQEPKEVKKQASVTSSKAEVCPWEVQEVKEVKKQDSRAEACPWESEEPKVVKKQDSRADVCPWEVGESEGIKKQDSGSRADVCPWESEEPKELKKQESSSSTRGEVCPWEIQDSKVKKQDSAGRVDVCPWEMEEQILTQPGQESSGGEVRSRAHSVTSRTLSVSESPKIHARSSIGEASSEHGEEGEEGKANLALGRRDALCPWDMSRSRSGSFTDNTSDVFTWEPENIPEEEEEEDGDAESAAEALVFPPDL; translated from the exons ATGGTTAAAAAGcaacatagtagtagtagcaaggCTGAAGTTTGCCCATGGGAAGTACAGGAGCCCAAAGAGGTAAAAAAACAGGATAGTAGGGCTGAATTATGTCCATGGGAAAGTGAAGAACAACAAGTTTTCAAGAAACAAGATA AAAGCAGTAGTGCTAGGGTTGATGTATGTCCTTGGGAGAGTGAAGAACCAAAAGTTATCAAAAAGCAAGAAAGTTTTAGTCGTAGCAAAACTGATGTTTGTCCATGGGAAGTACAGGAGCCCAAAGAGGTTAAAAAGCAAGCAAGTGTTACCAGTAGCAAGGCTGAGGTTTGTCCTTGGGAAGTACAGGAGGTCAAGGAGGTCAAAAAACAAGATAGTAGGGCTGAAGCATGCCCATGGGAAAGTGAAGAACCCAAAGTAGTCAAAAAGCAGGACAGTAGAGCCGATGTATGCCCTTGGGAGGTAGGGGAATCGGAAGGTATCAAAAAACAAGACAGTGGTAGTCGGGCAGATGTTTGTCCATGGGAAAGTGAGGAACCAAAAGAACTTAAAAAACaagaaagtagtagtagcactagggGCGAAGTTTGTCCTTGGGAAATACAAGATTCTAAAGTGAAAAAGCAAGATAGTGCTGGACGCGTAGATGTGTGTCCATGGGAGATGGAAGAACAAATTCTAACTCAACCAGGACAGGAAAGCAGTGGTGGAGAGGTGCGTTCAAGAGCCCATTCAGTAACCTCTCGAACCCTATCTGTGAGCGAATCTCCCAAAATTCATGCAAGAAGTAGCATAGGGGAGGCTTCATCAGAACatggagaagaaggagaagaggggaaggcGAATCTCGCTTTGGGACGTAGAGATGCTCTTTGCCCCTGGGACATGAGCAGGAGCAGGTCCGGATCTTTCACGGACAACACGTCAGATGTCTTTACATGGGAGCCAGAGAATATACccgaagaggaagaggaggaagatggagaTGCAGAGTCAGCAGCAGAGGCACTCGTGTTCCCGCCTGATTTGTGA
- the mrpl45 gene encoding 39S ribosomal protein L45, mitochondrial, with the protein MALHMRRTLLSLNRIAYKTFKPPEVLDVHSPVPLLLTVRTKKRYFIPPAVGLKRKRNANPEAHARAAGIVFRQEYFERPINIACTAGIFDPYVPPEGDARLSTLSKEGIKQRTEQIRQSAASQLAIRKIKENDPEFSSKTFAEKAQEIFIEAHNALTNFNKERLHSLVTERCYPELTRGNRYKTIRWRFLESLEPPRVVHARCPDMVSKGNLYGQVTVRMHSKQTLAIYDRFGRLMLGGEDQPKDVLEYLVIERHLVNPYGSWRLHGKIVPSWAPAKDPIIKTVQIPGPELKPWEEFDSQGYQVPKPEAVQWYK; encoded by the exons ATGGCGCTGCACATGAGGAGGACGCTACTGTCACTCAACCGAATAGCATACAAGACTTTTAAG CCCCCAGAGGTTTTGGATGTCCATAGCCCTGTTCCTCTGCTGCTGACCGTGAGAACAAAGAAGCGCTACTTTATTCCTCCAGCAGTTGGcttaaaaagaaagagaaatgcAAACCCAGAGGCTCATGCCCGAGCTGCAGGCATTGTTTTCAGACAGGAGTACTTTGAGAGGCCCATCAACATTGCATGCACTG CTGGAATATTTGACCCGTACGTCCCTCCTGAAGGTGATGCCCGTCTCTCCACTTTGTCCAAAGAAGGAATTAAACAGAGAACAGAGCAGATTCGGCAGAGCGCTGCTTCTCAACTTGC AATTCGTAAAATCAAAGAAAATGACCCTGAGTTCTCATCAAAGACCTTTGCAGAAAAAGCTCAAGAAATCTTCATTGAAGCTCATAATGCATTAACAAA CTTCAACAAAGAAAGACTTCATTCTTTAGTAACAGAGAGATGTTACCCT GAGTTGACTCGAGGAAACCGGTACAAGACAATTCGTTGGAGGTTTCTTGAGTCATTGGAGCCCCCGCGGGTTGTTCATGCTCGGTGTCCCGACATGGTTTCCAAAGGCAATTTGTACGGACAGGTCACAGTCCGCATGCACTCAAAACAG ACTTTAGCCATCTATGACCGTTTTGGCCGGTTAATGTTGGGAGGAGAGGACCAGCCTAAAGATGTATTGGAATACCTGGTGATAGAGCGCCACCTAGTGAATCCTTATGGAAGCTGGAGACTCCACGGGAAAATAGTGCCATCCTGGGCTCCAGCCAAAGATCCCATTATTAAG ACTGTACAGATTCCTGGTCCGGAGCTGAAGCCATGGGAAGAGTTTGACTCTCAGGGTTATCAAGTACCAAAACCTGAGGCAGTGCAGTGGTACAAGTGA